The following coding sequences lie in one Synechococcus sp. PCC 7336 genomic window:
- a CDS encoding ATP-binding protein, whose product MQTSESSTPTESSPPESNGFLRSFWQWWKDYLQELRLETRLLFAATLAVSLVVSGFTFWAVDTIQQDAQINDIRFGKDLALLLAADVAPLVAEGQQAKVARLSRQYFQSTSSIRYLLYADPNGDIYYGIPFSNADLSTSLTISRRLQLPEGRRPTEGVPLVRTHDTPDGRVTDIFVGIYNNSKFLGTLGLGINPNSIVVRSSSLTSNVTTGVFVAVWVLAILGAVFNALTITQPLKELVSGVQGISAGNFQQRINLPFGGELGQLIGSFNRMAEKLQRYEEQNIEELTAEKAKLETLVSTIVDGAVLLDPKLAILLVNPAALRLLNWQGKDISGQPVLDYLPEAFQLEIAPSLLAMARGELEGEEFRIALTEPNQRVVRVLLSTVLDRGRENLKSIAITIQDITREVALNEAQSQFISNVSHELRTPLFNIKSFIETLQEFGDRISPEERQDFLDTANRETDRLTRLVNDVLDLSRLASGRQYQFEAIDIFAPIDQTLRTYQLNARDKGIQLRQELDESLPEVWGNYDLLLQVFANLVGNALKFTPSGGEVAIRARRLQVEESDREVVRIEIADTGIGVDSEDRDKIFNRFFRAENRVHTLEGTGLGLSIVRNILEKHHTQIRVDSTPGKGSTFWFDLHQYSTVEPDACSLAS is encoded by the coding sequence ATGCAGACTTCCGAGTCATCCACTCCTACCGAATCTTCCCCCCCCGAAAGCAATGGGTTCTTGCGATCGTTTTGGCAATGGTGGAAAGACTACCTGCAGGAGTTGCGGTTAGAAACTCGCCTCCTGTTTGCTGCCACCCTAGCGGTGTCGTTGGTGGTCAGCGGCTTCACGTTTTGGGCCGTCGATACAATTCAGCAAGATGCCCAGATCAACGACATTCGCTTCGGCAAAGATTTAGCCCTGTTATTGGCTGCCGATGTGGCCCCCTTGGTGGCAGAAGGGCAGCAGGCCAAAGTGGCTCGCCTCTCGCGCCAGTACTTTCAGAGCACCTCTAGCATTCGCTACTTGCTCTATGCCGATCCCAATGGCGATATTTATTACGGCATCCCTTTTTCCAATGCCGATCTGAGCACCTCACTAACGATTAGCCGCCGCCTGCAGCTACCCGAAGGTCGACGTCCCACAGAGGGCGTTCCGCTCGTGCGCACCCACGACACCCCTGATGGCCGCGTCACAGATATTTTTGTCGGTATCTACAACAACAGCAAGTTTCTGGGCACGTTGGGGTTGGGAATCAATCCCAATTCCATTGTGGTGCGATCGTCGAGTCTGACCAGTAACGTCACCACAGGGGTGTTTGTGGCGGTGTGGGTCTTGGCAATTTTAGGGGCAGTGTTTAACGCCTTAACCATTACTCAACCCCTTAAGGAACTGGTGTCGGGGGTGCAAGGGATTTCGGCGGGAAATTTTCAACAGCGGATTAATTTGCCGTTTGGGGGAGAACTGGGACAACTGATTGGCAGTTTCAATCGGATGGCAGAGAAGCTGCAACGGTACGAAGAACAAAATATTGAGGAGCTAACCGCCGAGAAAGCCAAGCTGGAAACGTTGGTATCCACCATTGTGGATGGAGCCGTCCTGCTAGACCCAAAACTGGCGATTTTGCTGGTCAACCCGGCGGCCCTGCGCCTGTTGAATTGGCAGGGCAAGGATATTTCGGGCCAGCCGGTGCTGGATTATTTGCCCGAAGCTTTTCAGTTGGAAATTGCTCCGTCGCTGCTGGCAATGGCTCGGGGGGAATTAGAGGGGGAAGAGTTTCGGATTGCGCTAACAGAACCCAATCAGCGAGTGGTTCGGGTCTTGCTCTCGACAGTCCTCGATCGCGGGCGGGAAAACCTCAAGAGCATCGCAATCACGATCCAGGACATTACTCGAGAGGTGGCCCTCAACGAAGCGCAAAGCCAATTTATTAGCAATGTCAGTCACGAGTTGCGCACCCCGCTGTTTAACATCAAGTCATTTATCGAGACCCTGCAAGAGTTTGGCGATCGCATCTCCCCCGAAGAGCGACAAGATTTTCTCGATACCGCCAACCGAGAGACCGATCGCCTCACCCGTCTAGTCAACGACGTACTCGACCTCTCCCGTTTGGCCTCCGGCCGCCAATACCAGTTCGAGGCGATCGATATTTTTGCCCCCATCGACCAGACCTTGCGCACTTACCAACTCAACGCCCGCGACAAAGGCATCCAACTGCGCCAAGAGTTAGATGAGTCACTGCCGGAGGTCTGGGGCAATTACGACCTGTTGCTGCAGGTGTTCGCCAACTTAGTGGGGAATGCCTTAAAATTCACTCCTTCGGGGGGAGAAGTTGCGATTCGCGCCCGTCGACTGCAGGTGGAAGAAAGCGATCGTGAAGTGGTTCGGATCGAGATCGCCGACACCGGCATTGGCGTCGATTCTGAAGATCGCGACAAGATCTTCAATCGCTTCTTCCGGGCCGAAAATCGCGTCCACACCCTAGAGGGCACCGGTCTGGGCCTCTCAATTGTGCGCAATATCCTCGAAAAGCATCACACCCAAATTCGCGTCGATAGCACCCCCGGCAAGGGCAGTACCTTCTGGTTCGACCTACACCAATACAGTACGGTGGAGCCCGATGCCTGCTCGCTGGCCTCTTAG